The Podarcis raffonei isolate rPodRaf1 chromosome 2, rPodRaf1.pri, whole genome shotgun sequence genome window below encodes:
- the LOC128408890 gene encoding E3 ubiquitin-protein ligase TRIM41-like, whose translation MAAAGPASSGSRAAPNPVATLHEEAVCAICLDYFIDPVSIGCGHNFCRVCITQLWGSGSEEGDDAGASGSDGGYGPGSDAGGDDGGVDDLGPEEDADPDEDDLEDNEYLDDGGDMEEEEEVVSREEEFDDEEDDVWDDEDERAYWAQRPGSDDMWDDDMGNDLLFDSYDDDEVMDEEEEPEDEYTVPPTPPTPQMRPAFSCPQCRKVFPRRSFRPNLQLANMVQIIRQMHPQPFNSVAVSTEAVELAAAGDSSGSPSVLAAGRALSAERTLCEKHQEPLKLFCEADEEPICVVCRESRAHKHHSVMPLEEVVQEYKAKLQGHLDPLKKKLETVMKQKSVEQEKIADLRNKMKLDMKDFEADFERLHQFLIGEQALMLHQLEDRYEVLLASQSNNVSHLEEQAAALSRLIAEAEDKSKQDGLQMIKDFKGTLVRCENITFQDPEMVPVDAGKKFRNYFLIDVLMKKMGKIFCQVPQAELILDPETAHPRLTVSSDCLGVRLGERWRDLPDSPKRFDSDYCVLALQGFTYGRHYWEVEVGGRRGWAVGVARESARRKEKSAGGGSHQKREIWCVGTNGKKYQALTTTEQTSLSPSEKLRRFCVFLDYERGQLSFYNAESMGHIHTFNASFRERIFPFFRILSKGTRIKICN comes from the exons ATGGCGGCGGCGGGGCCCGCAAGTAGCGGCTCCCGGGCCGCCCCCAACCCGGTGGCGACCCTCCACGAGGAGGCCGTGTGCGCCATCTGCCTGGACTACTTCATCGACCCGGTGTCCATCGGCTGCGGCCACAACTTCTGCCGCGTGTGCATCACTCAGCTGTGGGGCTCGGGCTCGGAGGAAGGGGACGACGCGGGCGCCTCCGGCTCGGACGGAGGGTACGGGCCCGGCTCCGACGCGGGCGGGGATGACGGAGGGGTCGACGACCTGGGGCCGGAGGAGGACGCCGACCCCGACGAAGACGACCTGGAGGACAACGAGTACTTGGATGATGGCGGGgacatggaagaggaggaggaggtcgtgTCTCGGGAGGAGGAGTTCGACGACGAAGAGGACGACGTGTGGGATGATGAAGACGAGAGAGCGTACTGGGCCCAGCGCCCCGGGTCCGACGACATGTGGGACGATGACATGGGGAACGACTTGCTGTTCGACAGCTACGACGACGACGAGGTTATGGACGAGGAAGAGGAGCCGGAGGATGAGTATActgtgccccccaccccgccGACCCCCCAGATGCGCCCGGCTTTCAGCTGCCCCCAGTGCCGCAAGGTTTTCCCTCGCCGCAGCTTCCGCCCCAACCTCCAGCTGGCCAATATGGTGCAGATCATCCGCCAGATGCACCCGCAGCCGTTCAACTCTGTGGCGGTGTCCACGGAGGCCGTGGAACTGGCGGCGGCAGGGGATTCATCCGGATCGCCGTCCGTGTTAGCGGCGGGACGAGCTCTGAGTGCTGAGCGAACCCTGTGcgagaagcaccaggagcccctcAAGCTTTTCTGTGAGGCAGATGAAGAGCCCATCTGTGTTGTGTGCAGAGAATCGCGGGCCCATAAGCACCACAGCGTCATGCCGCTGGAAGAGGTTGTGCAAGAATACAAG gCCAAACTTCAAGGCCACTTGGATCCACTAAAGAAGAAACTAGAGACTGTTATGAAGCAGAAGTCGGTCGAACAGGAGAAAATAGCAGACCTCAGG AACAAGATGAAGCTCGATATGAAAGACTTTGAGGCGGACTTTGAGCGGCTGCACCAGTTCCTCATTGGGGAGCAGGCACTGATGCTGCACCAGCTGGAGGACCGCTACGAGGTGCTTCTTGCCAGCCAGAGTAACAATGTCTCCCACCTTGAGGAGCAAGCTGCTGCCCTCAGCCGCCTCATTGCAGAAGCGGAGGACAAGAGCAAGCAGGATGGCTTGCAGATGATCAAG GACTTCAAAGGCACTTTAGTCAG GTGTGAGAACATTACGTTCCAGGATCCAGAGATGGTGCCAGTGGATGCAGGAAAGAAATTTCGAAACTACTTCCTTATAGACGTCTTAATGAAGAAGATGGGGAAGATTTTCTGCCAAGTCCCTCAAG CTGAATTGATTCTGGACCCCGAGACAGCCCACCCGCGCCTCACCGTTTCCTCGGACTGCCTCGGCGTCCGGCTCGGAGAGCGCTGGCGGGACCTGCCCGACAGCCCCAAGCGCTTTGACTCCGACTACTGCGTTCTGGCCTTGCAGGGTTTCACCTACGGCCGCCACTACTGGGAAGTGGAGGTGGGGGGCCGGCGGGGGTGGGCTGTGGGGGTGGCCCGCGAATCGGCCCGGCGCAAAGAGAAGTCCGCCGGGGGCGGCTCCCACCAGAAACGCGAGATCTGGTGCGTGGGGACCAACGGCAAGAAGTACCAGGCTCTGACGACCACTGAGCAGACCTCCCTTTCCCCATCCGAGAAGCTCCGCCGCTTCTGCGTCTTCCTGGACTATGAACGGGGCCAGCTGAGCTTCTACAATGCCGAGAGCATGGGCCATATCCATACCTTCAACGCCTCGTTCCGCGAGCGCATCTTCCCCTTCTTCCGCATTCTTTCTAAGGGGACCCGCATCAAAATCTGCAATTGA